In a genomic window of Arthrobacter woluwensis:
- the qcrB gene encoding cytochrome bc1 complex cytochrome b subunit → MSAASTAEQSTYQAETKFGRFTDFVDQRVGGSGILKEFGRKVFPDHWSFMFGEVALYSFVILLMSGTFLTFFFDPSMAETHYQGSYSPLYNVEMSVAYNSSLNISFEVRGGLFMRQVHHWAALLFVASVSVHMLRVFFTGAFRKPRELNWVVGGVLLILAMAAGFTGYSLPDDLLSGNGLRIIDGVIKSIPVIGTWISFFLFGGEFPGTAIIGRLYVLHILLVPALILLMVAIHLFMVVVHKHTQYPGPGRNDRNVVGYPLGPVYAAKAGGFFFIVFGVIALMAGFFTINPIWNYGPYDPSPVSAGTQPDWYIGWVDGALRLMPGVIGAIGSYRQHFEFIIFDHTLTLNVLLPALVPAGIVFTVLFTYPWIERWITKDNREHHVLDRPRNAPTRTAIGVAGIVFYCVMWAAASSDLIATHFKVSLNDVTYWLRALFFIGPIIGFFVAKRVALALQRKDREIALHGRETGRIVRLPHGEFIEVHEPLNDYKRYRLVAFESPKPLPAQPNAQGVVDSKERRRAKFSKWFFEDRVAPVTPAELEAAHGHGHHAEVESGEDTKSLSH, encoded by the coding sequence ATGAGCGCCGCCTCAACAGCTGAGCAATCCACCTATCAGGCGGAGACCAAGTTCGGCCGCTTCACTGACTTCGTCGATCAGCGTGTCGGTGGTTCCGGCATCCTGAAGGAGTTCGGCCGCAAGGTCTTCCCGGACCACTGGTCCTTCATGTTTGGCGAGGTGGCGCTGTACTCCTTCGTCATCCTGCTGATGTCGGGAACGTTCCTGACGTTCTTCTTCGACCCGTCCATGGCGGAGACCCACTATCAGGGCAGCTACTCGCCGCTCTACAACGTGGAGATGTCGGTCGCTTACAACTCCTCGCTGAACATCTCGTTCGAGGTGCGTGGCGGTCTGTTCATGCGTCAGGTCCACCACTGGGCAGCACTGCTCTTCGTGGCCTCCGTGTCGGTGCACATGCTCCGCGTGTTCTTCACCGGCGCATTCCGCAAGCCCCGTGAGCTCAACTGGGTGGTGGGCGGTGTCCTGCTGATCCTGGCCATGGCCGCCGGCTTCACCGGTTACTCGCTCCCTGATGACCTGCTCTCCGGCAACGGCCTGCGCATCATCGATGGCGTCATCAAGTCGATCCCCGTGATCGGCACCTGGATCTCCTTCTTCCTCTTCGGCGGAGAGTTCCCCGGCACCGCGATCATCGGCCGCCTGTACGTGCTCCACATCCTGCTGGTTCCGGCACTCATCCTTCTGATGGTCGCCATCCACCTGTTCATGGTCGTGGTCCACAAGCACACGCAGTACCCCGGCCCGGGCCGCAACGACCGCAACGTGGTCGGCTACCCCCTCGGCCCGGTCTACGCCGCGAAGGCCGGTGGATTCTTCTTCATCGTCTTCGGCGTGATCGCGCTGATGGCCGGTTTCTTCACGATCAACCCGATCTGGAACTACGGTCCGTATGACCCCTCCCCCGTGTCCGCAGGCACCCAGCCTGACTGGTACATCGGCTGGGTGGATGGCGCTCTGCGTCTGATGCCCGGTGTCATCGGAGCGATCGGCAGCTACCGTCAGCACTTCGAGTTCATCATCTTCGATCACACGCTGACCCTGAACGTGCTGCTGCCTGCCCTCGTGCCCGCGGGCATCGTGTTCACCGTCCTGTTCACCTACCCGTGGATCGAGCGCTGGATCACCAAGGACAACCGCGAGCACCACGTGCTGGACCGTCCGCGCAACGCACCGACCCGCACCGCCATCGGCGTAGCAGGCATCGTGTTCTACTGCGTCATGTGGGCGGCCGCCAGCTCCGACCTCATCGCCACCCACTTCAAGGTGTCGCTGAACGACGTGACCTACTGGCTCCGTGCGCTGTTCTTCATCGGCCCGATCATCGGCTTCTTCGTGGCCAAGCGTGTGGCCCTGGCGCTGCAGCGCAAGGACCGCGAAATCGCCCTGCACGGTCGCGAGACCGGCCGCATCGTGCGCCTGCCGCACGGTGAGTTCATCGAGGTCCACGAGCCGCTGAACGACTACAAGCGCTACCGCCTGGTGGCCTTCGAGTCCCCGAAGCCGCTCCCGGCACAGCCGAACGCGCAGGGTGTGGTGGACAGCAAGGAACGCCGCCGTGCGAAGTTCTCGAAGTGGTTCTTCGAAGACCGCGTCGCACCTGTGACTCCGGCCGAGCTCGAGGCCGCTCACGGTCACGGGCACCACGCCGAGGTCGAGTCCGGCGAGGACACCAAGAGCCTGAGCCACTGA
- the qcrA gene encoding cytochrome bc1 complex Rieske iron-sulfur subunit, producing the protein MGNHSDGSSTGSGTVATAGQNDEGAFQDPGIPPHRPRLADKNPKAAKRAERQVAILFIVSVIGTLVFLVAYFAIDLTNKSTTRDISLQNMLLGLGTAFAMLGIGTGIVHWAKTLMPDHEVSEERHELRSEDDRVAAVAIADTIIEESGIKRRPLIRNTLLGAVALAPLPALAVFGDLGPRPDDKLAHTMWAPKDGKLKRLTRDPDGTPIKASDVTIGSAFHVIPEGLNELEHGKLNEKAKAVVLLMRLNPDELHPSPGRENWAYNGIVAYSKICTHVGCPVALYEQQTHHLLCPCHQSTFDLTHECEVIFGPASRPLPQLPIAVDEEGYLVATSDFHEPVGPSYWERDEHERRLNS; encoded by the coding sequence ATGGGCAACCATAGTGACGGCAGCTCGACAGGCTCGGGCACCGTAGCTACGGCTGGTCAGAACGATGAGGGAGCATTCCAGGATCCTGGAATTCCTCCTCACCGTCCTCGACTCGCCGACAAAAACCCCAAGGCCGCCAAGCGGGCGGAGCGGCAGGTAGCCATCCTGTTCATCGTGTCCGTGATCGGCACCTTGGTCTTCCTGGTGGCGTACTTCGCCATCGACCTGACCAACAAGTCCACGACTCGTGACATCAGCCTGCAGAACATGCTGCTCGGCCTTGGCACCGCGTTCGCAATGCTTGGCATCGGCACGGGCATCGTGCACTGGGCGAAGACCCTGATGCCCGATCACGAAGTCTCCGAGGAGCGGCACGAGCTGCGGTCCGAGGACGACCGCGTGGCAGCCGTGGCCATCGCGGACACGATCATCGAGGAATCCGGCATCAAGCGCCGCCCCCTCATCCGGAACACCCTCCTGGGTGCGGTCGCGCTGGCTCCCCTGCCCGCGCTGGCCGTCTTCGGAGATCTGGGACCGCGTCCGGACGACAAGCTCGCACACACCATGTGGGCTCCCAAGGACGGCAAGCTCAAGCGCCTCACCCGTGACCCCGATGGCACCCCCATCAAGGCGTCGGATGTCACCATCGGCTCCGCGTTCCACGTGATCCCTGAGGGCTTGAACGAGCTGGAGCACGGCAAGCTGAACGAGAAGGCCAAGGCCGTCGTTCTGCTGATGCGTCTGAACCCGGACGAGCTTCACCCCTCCCCCGGGCGTGAGAACTGGGCCTACAACGGCATCGTCGCCTACTCCAAGATCTGCACGCACGTCGGTTGCCCGGTTGCTCTGTACGAGCAGCAGACGCACCACCTGCTCTGCCCGTGTCACCAGTCGACCTTCGACCTGACGCACGAGTGCGAGGTCATCTTCGGCCCGGCCAGCCGTCCGCTGCCGCAGCTGCCGATCGCCGTCGACGAAGAGGGCTACCTGGTCGCCACGAGCGATTTCCATGAACCTGTCGGACCGAGTTACTGGGAGCGTGACGAGCATGAGCGCCGCCTCAACAGCTGA
- the qcrC gene encoding cytochrome bc1 complex diheme cytochrome c subunit, protein MKALSLKRRHPLAAIALLLLGLLFTGGLYAAASTANQAKAETQSYSASDAAEGKKLFVANCSTCHGMGAAGTKDGPSLVGVGAAAVDFQVGTGRMPMQLNGPQAQIKPKQFNEDQTRQLAAYVASLAPGPSVPDAHILDEKGDAAKGGELFRVNCAMCHNAAAAGGALTRGKFAPSLHGVESKHIYEAMVTGPQNMPVFSDANISPEGKRDIITFLKTIENNPSPGGADLGALGPVSEGLFVWTAGLAVIIGFTIWLTSRSS, encoded by the coding sequence GTGAAGGCACTCTCCCTGAAGCGACGTCATCCGCTCGCGGCAATCGCCTTGCTGTTGTTGGGTCTGCTCTTCACCGGTGGCCTCTACGCGGCGGCTTCCACGGCCAACCAGGCCAAGGCCGAGACCCAGAGCTACAGCGCCAGCGATGCCGCTGAAGGCAAGAAGCTGTTCGTGGCCAACTGCTCCACCTGTCACGGGATGGGCGCGGCCGGCACCAAGGACGGTCCGTCCCTGGTCGGCGTCGGCGCCGCCGCCGTCGACTTCCAGGTCGGCACCGGCCGTATGCCCATGCAGCTGAACGGCCCGCAGGCGCAGATCAAGCCGAAGCAGTTCAACGAGGACCAGACCCGCCAGCTGGCCGCCTACGTGGCGTCCCTGGCTCCGGGCCCGAGCGTTCCGGACGCACACATCCTGGATGAGAAGGGTGACGCCGCCAAGGGTGGCGAGCTCTTCCGCGTCAACTGCGCCATGTGCCACAACGCCGCCGCCGCCGGTGGTGCGCTGACCCGGGGCAAGTTCGCCCCGAGCCTGCACGGTGTTGAAAGCAAGCACATCTACGAGGCCATGGTCACCGGCCCGCAGAACATGCCTGTCTTCAGTGACGCGAACATCTCCCCCGAGGGCAAGCGTGACATCATCACCTTCCTGAAGACCATCGAGAACAACCCGTCCCCGGGTGGCGCCGACCTCGGCGCACTGGGTCCGGTCTCCGAAGGCCTCTTCGTGTGGACTGCAGGTCTGGCCGTGATCATCGGCTTCACCATCTGGCTGACCTCGCGCAGCAGCTGA
- the ctaE gene encoding aa3-type cytochrome oxidase subunit III yields MTTATHAPSTPAHPTLNRPNMVSVGTVVWLSSELMFFAGLFAMYFTLRSTSGELWAEETAKLNFPFALVNTIVLVLSSFTCQMGVFAAERLQPRRTGGVFQFTRWGMNEWFILTFLMGAFFVAGQATEYAMLTSEHVTLNANAYGSAFYMTTGFHGLHVIGGLIAFLFILGRSYAAKKFGHFEATSAIVTSYYWHFVDVVWIGLFLVIYVLK; encoded by the coding sequence GTGACCACAGCGACTCATGCCCCCAGTACCCCGGCGCATCCCACGCTGAACAGGCCAAACATGGTTTCCGTTGGGACCGTGGTGTGGCTGTCCAGCGAGCTGATGTTCTTCGCCGGCCTTTTTGCCATGTACTTCACCCTGCGCTCCACCTCCGGTGAGCTCTGGGCCGAAGAGACTGCGAAGCTGAACTTCCCCTTCGCCCTGGTGAACACCATTGTTCTGGTGCTCTCCTCCTTCACCTGCCAGATGGGTGTCTTCGCCGCAGAGCGTCTGCAGCCCCGCCGCACCGGCGGCGTCTTCCAGTTCACCCGCTGGGGGATGAACGAATGGTTCATCCTGACGTTCCTCATGGGTGCCTTCTTCGTGGCCGGTCAGGCCACCGAGTACGCGATGCTGACCAGCGAGCACGTGACCCTGAACGCCAACGCCTACGGCTCGGCGTTCTACATGACCACGGGCTTCCACGGCCTGCACGTCATCGGCGGCCTCATCGCGTTCCTGTTCATCCTCGGGCGTTCGTACGCGGCCAAGAAGTTCGGCCACTTCGAAGCGACATCGGCGATCGTGACCTCTTACTACTGGCACTTCGTCGACGTCGTGTGGATCGGCCTCTTCCTGGTCATCTACGTCCTGAAGTGA
- the trpD gene encoding anthranilate phosphoribosyltransferase: MSNDVQTPRVPWTWPLLISALVRGEDLPSEATAWAMAEVMDGAANPAQLAGFLVGLRAKGETVEEIDGLAGTMLARAERIAVPGETLDIVGTGGDGLDTVNISTMSSLVVVGAGRTVVKHGNRGASTKAGSADVIEALGVRLDLPAQRVAEIATEVGITLCFAQVFHPSFRHAGGVRRDLGIPTAFNVLGPLTNPAGVTAQALGVANERMAPLMAGVLARRGTRALVFRGDDGRDKITTSGLSTVWEVRDGGIEVHRLDPRDFGVDLVPVEALKGSDADSNADLVRRFLAGEKGPVRDAVVLNAAAGLVAADAGHDAPLKERLRNAQLVAEESIDSGAAADVLDRWVQASRR, encoded by the coding sequence GTGAGTAACGACGTTCAGACCCCGCGAGTTCCCTGGACCTGGCCGCTCCTGATCAGCGCGCTCGTCCGCGGTGAAGATCTGCCGTCCGAAGCCACGGCCTGGGCCATGGCGGAGGTCATGGACGGCGCGGCGAACCCTGCGCAGCTCGCCGGATTCCTGGTGGGTCTGCGGGCCAAGGGTGAGACCGTGGAGGAGATCGACGGCCTCGCCGGCACCATGCTCGCCCGCGCCGAGCGCATCGCCGTTCCCGGGGAGACCCTGGACATCGTCGGCACGGGTGGAGACGGACTGGACACCGTGAACATCTCCACCATGTCCTCTCTGGTGGTCGTGGGCGCCGGGCGCACCGTGGTGAAGCACGGCAACCGGGGCGCTTCGACCAAGGCCGGGTCCGCCGACGTGATCGAAGCGCTCGGGGTCCGACTCGACCTTCCGGCGCAGCGGGTCGCCGAGATCGCCACCGAGGTCGGGATCACCCTCTGCTTCGCCCAGGTCTTCCACCCCTCCTTCCGGCATGCCGGTGGGGTGCGCCGCGACCTCGGCATCCCGACGGCCTTCAATGTCCTCGGACCGCTGACCAATCCGGCGGGCGTGACCGCACAGGCCCTCGGCGTGGCGAACGAGCGGATGGCGCCCCTGATGGCAGGCGTGCTCGCGCGGCGTGGCACCCGCGCGCTGGTGTTCCGCGGTGACGACGGCCGCGACAAGATCACCACCTCGGGCCTGTCGACCGTCTGGGAGGTCCGGGACGGTGGGATCGAGGTTCATCGACTTGACCCTCGGGATTTCGGCGTGGATCTGGTGCCGGTCGAGGCTCTCAAGGGATCTGACGCGGACAGCAACGCCGACCTGGTGCGACGTTTCCTGGCGGGGGAGAAGGGGCCGGTGCGGGACGCCGTCGTGCTGAACGCCGCCGCAGGTCTTGTCGCGGCCGATGCCGGCCACGACGCCCCGCTCAAGGAGCGGCTGAGGAACGCCCAGCTGGTGGCCGAGGAGTCGATCGACTCCGGTGCGGCCGCCGACGTGCTGGATCGCTGGGTGCAGGCCAGCCGGCGCTGA
- a CDS encoding Lrp/AsnC family transcriptional regulator, protein MITAFVHIKTDTSSIPESAQQIAAIEGISEVYSVTGDWDLIAIAKVGKHEDLADVIADRLSKVPAVVHTTTHIAFRSYSKEDLDEAFSMGFDG, encoded by the coding sequence GTGATCACCGCATTCGTCCACATCAAGACGGACACCTCCTCCATCCCGGAATCCGCACAGCAGATCGCGGCCATCGAGGGCATCTCCGAGGTCTACTCGGTCACCGGCGACTGGGATCTGATCGCCATCGCGAAGGTCGGCAAGCACGAGGACCTGGCGGACGTCATCGCCGACCGCCTCTCCAAGGTTCCCGCCGTCGTCCACACGACGACCCACATCGCCTTCCGCTCCTACTCCAAGGAGGACCTCGATGAGGCTTTCTCCATGGGGTTCGACGGCTGA
- a CDS encoding DUF3054 domain-containing protein, whose translation MNSPSKSILTAAIVLDIVLILVFAGIGRDAHHRDQGVLGVFVTAWPFLAGALIGWLAGRVWRAPLRLWPAGVSVWLGALVGGMVLRALTGQVVVVPFIIVATLFLALVLLGWRAVWLLAVRVGSKRRAL comes from the coding sequence ATGAACTCCCCCAGCAAATCCATCCTGACCGCAGCGATCGTCCTGGACATCGTGCTGATCCTCGTGTTCGCAGGAATCGGTCGCGACGCCCACCACCGCGATCAAGGAGTTCTGGGAGTGTTCGTCACCGCCTGGCCGTTCCTGGCCGGCGCGCTGATCGGCTGGCTCGCCGGCCGCGTCTGGCGCGCGCCGCTCCGTCTGTGGCCCGCGGGCGTCTCCGTCTGGCTGGGCGCCCTCGTCGGCGGCATGGTGCTGCGCGCTCTCACCGGTCAGGTGGTGGTGGTCCCGTTCATCATCGTGGCCACCCTGTTCCTGGCCCTGGTCCTCCTCGGCTGGCGTGCCGTCTGGCTCCTGGCGGTGCGCGTGGGTTCAAAGCGCCGGGCCCTGTAA
- the rlmC gene encoding 23S rRNA (uracil(747)-C(5))-methyltransferase RlmC: protein MQCDYFDAGTCRSCTEMGVPYPTQVERKEQHLRRQLSAFTGIDWLPSFAAAESGFRNKAKMVVSGDPGAPTLGILDTDGLGVDLRACGLCSRGLTSAFPVLADFISATGLTPYDVPRRQGELKYLLLTESPDGELMVRFVLRSTRQLAQLRDALPRLQAALPAAVVVSANIHPEHKATLEGDEEIILTAQESLPMRLDALTLHLRTRSFFQTNTAVARELYRQGTAWVDEVGPSTLWDLYCGVGGFALHAARPGRDVTGIEVSAEAVASARLSAAEADLPGTEFLAADATSFVRDANALPEMVIVNPPRRGLGAELASLLEESGVRHVLYSSCNAVSLAKDLARMPGLSPVKARLMDMFPQSHHYETMVLLERRAA, encoded by the coding sequence ATGCAGTGTGACTACTTTGACGCCGGGACGTGCCGCTCCTGTACGGAGATGGGTGTGCCGTACCCCACCCAGGTGGAGCGGAAGGAACAGCATCTGCGCCGGCAGCTCAGTGCCTTCACCGGCATCGACTGGCTGCCCTCCTTCGCCGCGGCGGAATCCGGCTTCCGGAACAAGGCCAAGATGGTGGTCTCCGGCGATCCCGGAGCACCCACCCTGGGCATCCTCGACACCGACGGTCTCGGTGTGGACCTCCGCGCCTGCGGACTGTGTTCCCGCGGCCTGACCTCCGCCTTCCCTGTCCTGGCCGACTTCATCAGCGCCACGGGTCTCACCCCCTACGATGTCCCGCGGCGCCAGGGAGAGCTGAAGTACCTCCTTCTCACGGAATCACCCGACGGCGAACTCATGGTCCGGTTCGTGCTCCGCAGCACCCGGCAGCTCGCTCAGTTGCGGGACGCCCTGCCGCGGCTTCAGGCGGCGCTGCCGGCCGCCGTCGTCGTGTCCGCCAACATCCACCCGGAACACAAGGCGACCCTGGAAGGTGACGAGGAGATCATCCTCACCGCTCAGGAGTCGTTGCCCATGCGGCTGGATGCCCTGACACTCCACCTGCGCACGCGCAGCTTCTTCCAGACCAACACCGCCGTGGCCCGCGAGCTGTACCGGCAGGGCACGGCCTGGGTGGATGAGGTCGGCCCGTCAACGCTGTGGGACCTCTACTGCGGCGTCGGCGGTTTCGCCCTGCACGCCGCGCGGCCCGGCCGGGACGTCACCGGCATCGAGGTCAGTGCCGAGGCTGTCGCCAGCGCCCGTCTGAGCGCGGCGGAGGCCGACCTTCCCGGCACGGAGTTTCTGGCAGCGGATGCGACCTCATTCGTCCGGGACGCGAACGCACTTCCGGAGATGGTGATCGTCAATCCGCCCCGGCGCGGACTCGGCGCGGAGCTCGCCTCCCTGCTGGAGGAATCCGGCGTGCGGCACGTCCTCTATTCCAGCTGCAATGCGGTGAGCCTGGCCAAGGACCTCGCCCGGATGCCCGGCCTCTCCCCCGTCAAAGCCCGGCTCATGGACATGTTCCCCCAGAGTCACCACTACGAGACCATGGTGCTGCTCGAACGCCGCGCAGCCTGA
- a CDS encoding GlsB/YeaQ/YmgE family stress response membrane protein: MGFVAFLILGLICGAIAKMIMPGEHGGGWVSTLILGVVGALLGGWIGGVVFNVGLAGFWNLQTWILAIVGSAIVLFVFGLFSHSGRGAGHRTSH; this comes from the coding sequence ATGGGTTTTGTGGCATTCCTTATTCTGGGTCTCATCTGCGGTGCGATCGCGAAGATGATCATGCCCGGCGAGCACGGCGGAGGGTGGGTCTCCACCCTGATCCTCGGGGTCGTGGGCGCGCTTCTCGGCGGCTGGATCGGCGGCGTCGTCTTCAATGTCGGCCTCGCCGGATTCTGGAACCTCCAGACGTGGATCCTGGCCATCGTCGGATCGGCGATCGTCCTCTTCGTCTTCGGGCTCTTCAGCCACAGCGGCCGCGGCGCCGGACATCGCACCAGTCACTGA
- a CDS encoding penicillin-binding transpeptidase domain-containing protein, whose protein sequence is MTLVGKSTKTLSVLAASVILLGSLSACDDGKKGAESIAQQLAGGLSGLNVASLRFDGIDGADADKKLKAIVKGLPGNKPAVKVDSVTVDGEKGTAKLTFDWTLSGAHWSYSTEAGLKKSNGEWAAQWSPALIAPELKDGEVLETSGQAAPRADILGAGGKVLVTNRPVVNLGVDKSRLNGKDAGAAAEQVARLADVDPGGFAAQVKAAGPQGFVTAITLRADSPEAKALTPEKLAQIPGARTVPGTLPLAPSRGFARAVLGTVGEATAEQVEKSKGRLKAGDVTGLGGLQARYDAQLRGQEGVVVRAQPAAAPESTTPSDPSQEQGRVLFQVEAKAGTPLKTTLDPRLQTLAEDTLKDIAPASAIVALRPSDGAVLAAASGPGSNGYNTAMIGQYAPGSTFKIVDSLAMIRNGMTPDSTVSCTATASVDGRTFKNAPLYPASEVGTIPLREAFAHSCNTAFINARDKVSQAQVSAAAQSLGVGVPSDGLNFDGYLGSVPSSAEGTEHAASMIGQGKVLLSPLAAAVMAGSVGKGAPVTPHLVLTTPEAAATPGATASSSPSTPATAAPIENPVTPAESVKLKDLMRAVVTSGHAGFLADVPGAPVGAKTGTAEFGADNPPKTHAWIVATHGDLAVAVFVEDGGLGADTSGPLLKKFLVGAAG, encoded by the coding sequence ATGACGCTCGTGGGGAAATCAACGAAAACACTCAGTGTCCTGGCCGCTTCCGTCATCCTGCTCGGTTCACTGTCGGCGTGCGATGACGGAAAGAAGGGCGCCGAGTCCATCGCCCAGCAACTGGCCGGAGGCCTCTCCGGCCTGAATGTCGCCTCCCTCCGGTTCGACGGGATCGACGGCGCCGACGCGGACAAGAAGTTGAAGGCCATCGTGAAGGGCCTGCCGGGCAACAAGCCCGCGGTGAAAGTCGATTCCGTCACGGTGGACGGGGAGAAGGGGACCGCGAAGCTCACCTTCGACTGGACGCTGTCCGGCGCGCACTGGAGTTATTCCACCGAAGCCGGCCTGAAGAAGAGCAACGGTGAGTGGGCGGCCCAGTGGAGCCCGGCCCTGATCGCACCGGAGCTGAAAGACGGCGAGGTCCTCGAGACGTCCGGTCAGGCCGCACCACGTGCGGACATTCTGGGCGCGGGAGGGAAGGTCCTGGTCACCAACCGCCCGGTGGTGAATCTCGGCGTCGACAAGTCGCGGCTGAACGGCAAGGACGCCGGCGCTGCGGCTGAGCAGGTGGCCCGTCTGGCCGATGTGGATCCAGGTGGGTTCGCGGCGCAGGTGAAGGCGGCCGGCCCCCAGGGTTTCGTCACGGCGATCACGCTGCGTGCCGATTCCCCTGAAGCGAAGGCGCTCACCCCGGAGAAACTCGCGCAGATCCCCGGGGCCAGAACCGTCCCGGGAACGCTGCCGCTGGCTCCGAGCCGCGGTTTCGCCCGTGCCGTCCTCGGCACTGTCGGAGAGGCGACCGCGGAGCAGGTGGAGAAGTCCAAAGGCCGGCTCAAGGCCGGGGACGTGACCGGCCTCGGTGGCCTGCAAGCCCGCTATGACGCGCAGTTGCGCGGACAGGAGGGCGTGGTGGTCCGCGCGCAGCCCGCCGCCGCGCCGGAGAGCACGACGCCGAGCGACCCCTCACAGGAGCAGGGCCGTGTCCTGTTCCAGGTGGAGGCCAAGGCGGGAACTCCGCTCAAGACGACCCTCGACCCCCGCCTTCAGACGCTGGCGGAGGACACCCTCAAGGACATCGCACCCGCGTCTGCGATCGTGGCCCTCCGGCCGTCGGATGGAGCGGTGCTGGCTGCCGCGTCCGGCCCCGGCAGCAACGGTTACAACACCGCCATGATCGGCCAGTACGCTCCGGGCTCGACTTTCAAGATCGTGGACTCGCTGGCGATGATCCGCAACGGGATGACCCCGGACAGCACGGTGTCCTGCACCGCGACCGCTTCCGTGGACGGCCGCACGTTCAAGAACGCTCCGCTGTATCCCGCGTCGGAGGTCGGGACGATTCCGTTGCGGGAGGCGTTCGCGCACTCGTGCAACACGGCCTTCATCAATGCCAGGGACAAGGTCTCCCAGGCTCAGGTGAGCGCCGCGGCGCAGTCGCTGGGTGTCGGAGTCCCGTCTGATGGTCTGAACTTCGACGGGTACCTGGGCTCTGTGCCCTCGTCGGCAGAGGGCACGGAACATGCCGCGTCCATGATCGGGCAGGGCAAGGTCCTGCTCTCGCCGCTCGCCGCTGCGGTGATGGCGGGGTCGGTGGGCAAGGGCGCGCCGGTGACGCCGCACCTGGTGCTCACGACGCCGGAGGCTGCCGCCACTCCCGGTGCGACGGCGAGCAGTTCGCCCTCCACGCCGGCGACTGCGGCGCCGATCGAGAACCCGGTGACGCCGGCCGAATCGGTGAAGCTCAAAGATCTCATGCGCGCCGTGGTGACCTCGGGGCATGCCGGGTTCCTGGCGGATGTCCCGGGAGCTCCTGTGGGAGCGAAGACCGGCACTGCCGAATTCGGCGCCGACAACCCGCCGAAGACGCACGCCTGGATCGTGGCGACGCACGGGGATCTCGCCGTGGCCGTGTTCGTGGAGGACGGCGGACTGGGCGCCGACACCAGTGGCCCGCTGCTGAAGAAGTTCCTGGTGGGAGCCGCCGGTTAG
- a CDS encoding GNAT family N-acetyltransferase has product MSPTPPVLPSVDLAAGFTVRKAMRDDLPALIELLHDDMLGQTRERHDDGAYLRGFEAVDADPAQFLAVVEDSNGTVVGIMQLSLIPGISRGGRLRLNIEGVRISRSLRGQGVGSAMIGWATEFGRLNGAGLVQLTTDARRTDAQRFYARLGFVASHVGMKLELD; this is encoded by the coding sequence ATGAGCCCCACTCCCCCTGTGCTGCCGTCCGTCGATCTCGCCGCGGGATTCACCGTCCGCAAGGCCATGCGCGACGACCTGCCGGCGCTGATCGAGCTGCTGCATGACGACATGCTGGGCCAGACGCGCGAACGGCACGACGACGGCGCCTACCTCCGGGGCTTCGAAGCGGTCGACGCCGATCCAGCACAGTTCCTCGCGGTCGTCGAGGATTCGAACGGCACCGTGGTCGGAATAATGCAGCTGAGCCTGATCCCGGGGATCTCCCGGGGCGGACGCCTCCGACTCAACATCGAAGGCGTCCGCATCTCCCGCTCGCTGCGCGGGCAGGGGGTGGGCTCGGCCATGATCGGCTGGGCGACGGAGTTCGGCCGCCTCAACGGCGCCGGACTCGTCCAGCTCACGACCGATGCCCGCAGAACGGACGCTCAGCGCTTCTATGCGCGTCTGGGGTTCGTGGCGAGCCACGTGGGCATGAAGCTCGAGCTGGACTGA
- a CDS encoding DUF998 domain-containing protein — MTHFLAAAATILFALRLLLFLLLHVLPGGIHPVHDTVSDYAASSVRRTRLLAGLASCTAAAAWLSLGAAVLSGAGRADPALGGWLLALGVLLAVMPFVPTDRSGTAITARGRIHLLLAITWFTLAYSTIGPLSRLIAGPPGAVAALGLLNTIAAISLAALVIALLVRPLRRRFFGLCERLFILAVTVAPLVGAWALATQ; from the coding sequence ATGACGCATTTCCTGGCCGCTGCGGCAACGATCCTGTTCGCACTGCGGCTCCTGTTGTTCCTGCTCCTGCACGTCCTGCCGGGCGGAATCCATCCCGTGCACGACACCGTGAGCGACTACGCGGCCTCCTCCGTAAGGCGAACCCGCCTGTTGGCCGGCCTGGCGTCGTGTACCGCGGCTGCCGCCTGGCTCTCGCTCGGCGCGGCGGTGCTGTCCGGGGCCGGCCGTGCGGACCCGGCACTGGGAGGCTGGCTGCTCGCACTCGGGGTGCTCCTGGCGGTGATGCCGTTCGTCCCCACCGACCGGTCCGGGACCGCCATCACCGCACGAGGGAGGATCCATCTGCTCCTCGCGATCACATGGTTCACTCTCGCTTATTCGACCATCGGCCCGCTGAGCCGCCTGATCGCCGGCCCGCCGGGCGCCGTCGCCGCCCTTGGCCTCTTGAACACGATCGCCGCGATCTCGCTGGCGGCGCTGGTCATTGCGTTGCTGGTCCGCCCCTTGCGACGCCGGTTCTTCGGTTTGTGCGAACGGCTCTTCATCCTGGCCGTCACTGTCGCACCGCTGGTGGGAGCCTGGGCTCTTGCCACGCAGTGA